Part of the Alteracholeplasma palmae J233 genome, AACATTCTTGATATCCATCTTAGAGCTAAGTTTTCAAATACATCTTCTTTATTAGAATAATATTTATATATAGCAGCATGAGAAACATTTAACATTTTACTCACACTAGATAATGTAGTTGTTTCAAATCCTTGCTTTATGATAAGTGATTCAGTAACATCTAAAATGAGTTCCTTTGATAATTTCATAAGACACCTCCATATAATAATAGTATATCAAAGTTTATTAATAAGAGTTAGTTAATTGACAAGATTAGAAAAAGATATAAACTAAAACAAGTTACAAAAATATAAAAATGTAACTTACGGAGGAATTTATGAAAAATGTTTTAATTTTTGGTGCTACAGGTGGTATAGGAGAATCAGTAGCAAGACTTTTTGCAAGTAAAGGTTATTCAATAGGCATACATTATGTTGGGAATAAAGATAAAGCAAATACATTATCAAATGAATTTAATAAATCCGGTGCTAAAAATATAATAGTTGAAGGTGATATATCGGATGAAAATCAGGTAATTCAAATATATAAAAAAACAAAAAAAGCATTGGGAAGTATTGATGTTGTAATTAATACTGCAGGTATAATGAAACTTTCACCAATAAAAACCTTAGATTTAAACATATTTGATGATATAATACGTATAAATGTGCGTGGAGCATTTATTGCTTCTAAATATGCATTAGAATATCTTTCAAAAGAAGGCAGTCTATTAAACTTTTCAACAACTGTCACTCGTGCACAAACTGTTAATTACGGTGCATATGCAGCATCAAAGTCAGCAGTTGAAACAATGACACTTATTTTGGCAAGAGAAGCTAAAGGAATCAATATACGCATTAATGCGATTGCTCCTGGACCTGTTGCTACACCACTTTTTACAGCAGGCAAAACTGATGAACAAATAAAAGCAATAAGCCAGTTAAATCCAATGGAAAGAATAGGAATGCCTGATGATATTGCAGAAGCAGTTTTTTCGATTATAAGTAGTAAATGGATTAATGGACAAGTTATATTTGTAAATGGTGGTATGGCATAAGATAGAAAAATTATTTAATGATAACAAAGGAAATGATAAAATGTTAAAATCTCTTGAAAATAGAAGTAATAAGAATGAATATCCGTATAATGTTATCAATTTTGATAAAATAGATTTAGATGCACCAATTATATTTTTTACTGGTGAAAATGGATCAGGAAAAACTACATTGCTTAGAGCAATCAGTTATTTAACAAATAGCATTCAAGTTTCTAAAAATATTAATTATCAGTTAAGTAAATATAGTGAGTACAAAATAGCTTGGAGTACTAAACTTAAAAAAGGATATCATTTTCAA contains:
- a CDS encoding SDR family oxidoreductase gives rise to the protein MKNVLIFGATGGIGESVARLFASKGYSIGIHYVGNKDKANTLSNEFNKSGAKNIIVEGDISDENQVIQIYKKTKKALGSIDVVINTAGIMKLSPIKTLDLNIFDDIIRINVRGAFIASKYALEYLSKEGSLLNFSTTVTRAQTVNYGAYAASKSAVETMTLILAREAKGINIRINAIAPGPVATPLFTAGKTDEQIKAISQLNPMERIGMPDDIAEAVFSIISSKWINGQVIFVNGGMA